One region of Chryseobacterium wanjuense genomic DNA includes:
- a CDS encoding SulP family inorganic anion transporter: MENKVVLFDFSKKINYKNELLAGFTVAMTMIPESLSFAILAGLSPLTGLYAAFMMGLVTAILGGRPGMVSGGAGATIVVLIALIQSHGVQYLFATVVLAGIFQMLVGIFKLGKFVRLIPQPVMYGFLNGLAVIIFMAQVEQFKMTEANGVVSWLHGTSLYIMSGLTALTIAIVYFFPKITKVVPASLVAILIVFAIVLGFNINTKTVADIAHVSGSLPSFHIPKVPFSLETLKIIFPYALIMAGVGLIESLLTLSMVDEITNSKGNANKESVAQGIANMTNGFFGGMGGCAMVAQTLVNLNAGSRARLSGIIASITILIIILVGAPFIEKIPMAALVGVMMMVAISTFQWVSITIVNKMPKSDIFVGITVALITIVLHNLALAVLVGVIISALVFAWDNAKRIRAKKYIDENGIKYYEIYGPLFFGSVTTFIDKFDPTNDPEQVVIDFKESRIVDMSAIDALNKLSKRYAQLNKKLHLKHLSEDCRKMLKNAEAVIEVNIQEDPTYKVMPEK; this comes from the coding sequence ATGGAAAATAAAGTAGTATTATTCGATTTTTCGAAGAAAATAAATTACAAAAATGAACTTCTGGCAGGTTTTACCGTCGCCATGACCATGATTCCCGAGTCGCTTTCGTTCGCAATTCTTGCGGGGCTTTCACCTTTAACGGGACTTTATGCTGCTTTTATGATGGGACTGGTAACCGCAATTTTGGGTGGCCGTCCGGGAATGGTTTCCGGTGGAGCGGGAGCTACGATTGTTGTTTTAATAGCATTAATACAATCTCACGGCGTACAATATCTCTTCGCGACAGTAGTTCTCGCCGGAATTTTCCAGATGCTGGTCGGGATTTTCAAGTTGGGAAAATTTGTAAGATTAATTCCACAACCTGTCATGTACGGCTTCCTGAATGGTTTGGCAGTGATTATTTTTATGGCGCAGGTTGAACAGTTTAAAATGACAGAGGCAAATGGCGTTGTCAGTTGGCTGCACGGAACCTCTTTATATATTATGTCGGGTTTAACGGCTCTTACGATTGCCATTGTTTATTTTTTTCCGAAAATCACGAAGGTTGTTCCGGCTTCTTTGGTGGCAATCCTTATTGTTTTTGCTATTGTTTTAGGTTTTAATATTAATACTAAAACAGTTGCAGATATTGCTCACGTCAGCGGAAGTCTTCCAAGCTTCCATATTCCGAAAGTTCCTTTTTCTCTGGAAACGTTAAAGATTATTTTCCCTTACGCATTAATTATGGCGGGAGTTGGCCTGATTGAATCTCTTCTTACATTATCCATGGTTGACGAAATTACCAATTCTAAAGGAAATGCCAATAAAGAATCTGTAGCTCAAGGTATTGCGAATATGACCAACGGATTTTTCGGCGGAATGGGTGGCTGTGCGATGGTTGCCCAGACTTTGGTGAATCTTAATGCCGGTTCGAGGGCAAGACTTTCCGGGATTATTGCATCGATTACTATTTTAATTATCATTCTGGTCGGCGCTCCGTTTATTGAAAAAATCCCCATGGCTGCTTTGGTAGGTGTAATGATGATGGTCGCGATCAGTACTTTTCAGTGGGTTTCAATCACAATTGTCAACAAAATGCCGAAATCCGATATTTTTGTAGGAATAACGGTTGCTCTGATTACCATTGTTTTACATAATTTGGCATTAGCCGTGTTGGTGGGCGTTATTATTTCAGCTTTGGTTTTTGCCTGGGATAATGCGAAAAGAATTCGTGCAAAGAAGTATATTGATGAAAATGGTATTAAATATTATGAAATTTACGGGCCATTATTTTTCGGTTCTGTAACTACTTTCATAGATAAATTTGATCCCACAAACGATCCTGAACAAGTGGTCATCGATTTCAAAGAAAGCCGTATTGTCGATATGAGTGCCATTGATGCATTAAACAAATTGTCAAAAAGATATGCTCAACTAAACAAAAAACTACATTTAAAACATCTGAGCGAAGACTGCCGGAAAATGCTGAAAAATGCCGAAGCCGTAATTGAAGTGAATATTCAGGAAGACCCGACGTATAAGGTGATGCCGGAGAAGTAA
- a CDS encoding TerD family protein: MAINLQKGQRENINAPKFTVGLGWDINNTSTGTAFDLDASLFLLGENKKLISDNHFIFYNNLESPDKAVIHSGDNLTGDGAGDDEQIKIDLTKIDAAVKEITVVVTIHDADARKQNFGQVRNSFIRIFNTDTNEEILKYELDEDFSIETAVEFGRIYNRNGEWKFEAVGSGQREGLEKFVSIYQ, translated from the coding sequence ATGGCTATTAACTTACAGAAAGGACAAAGAGAAAATATAAATGCACCAAAATTCACGGTAGGCTTAGGATGGGATATCAACAATACCTCGACAGGAACTGCTTTTGATCTGGATGCGTCTTTATTTTTATTAGGAGAAAATAAAAAGTTAATTTCTGATAATCACTTTATTTTTTACAACAATCTTGAGTCTCCGGATAAAGCAGTGATTCACTCCGGTGATAACCTGACAGGTGACGGAGCGGGAGATGATGAGCAAATTAAAATTGATTTAACTAAAATTGATGCCGCTGTAAAAGAAATTACAGTAGTAGTAACGATTCACGATGCAGATGCAAGAAAGCAGAACTTCGGGCAGGTAAGAAATTCTTTCATCAGAATTTTCAATACGGATACAAATGAAGAAATCCTGAAATACGAGCTAGACGAAGATTTCTCCATCGAAACGGCAGTGGAATTCGGAAGAATCTACAACAGAAACGGAGAATGGAAATTCGAAGCAGTAGGAAGCGGGCAAAGAGAAGGCCTTGAGAAATTTGTATCAATTTATCAATAA
- a CDS encoding tetratricopeptide repeat protein, with amino-acid sequence MKTTFIFFKNSILLFIFLCSNITLGQENQLKQIDSFLHESEKKHSHYNHLEELQIAKKANVLAKKIGDNQRIAESNYIISRALASLELPKESLSYIQKSLNQKYTQKNILLQAKFKEIKAYDFYVLSLKSQSSQELKSILKLLKNKTDTASARILARIHTNIANQYFDKNSIDSAFIYYRTAGNFFGKLNEKSAHNTIAEYYIALGNAFSQKKDFDSAFHYYQKSYDLKTKYKDPIIFMQYITFGNYYQDQKKYNVALDYYLKALQNIKEYSINITPFNSLNKNIADVYGALGDKEKQSLFENIYTNKESEIAATRSESMDYALSIIVDDKENKYETSEKKKYIWIFVGIVTLVLFFFFIYSVLRKNLKQKETIFSEVHGTLQEKEEIISQKTVETQELQLKVNEAYNEVCELAKNNDPNFYSRFLEVYPDFQKKLLEYSPGLRTSELILCAYTFLGFNIKDIADYTFKSINTVRNRKQNLRKKFLIPTEQDMGMWLRNVLAKPTGKEE; translated from the coding sequence ATGAAAACAACCTTTATTTTCTTTAAAAACAGCATTTTACTGTTTATATTTTTATGTTCAAATATAACGTTGGGGCAGGAAAATCAATTGAAACAAATTGATAGTTTTCTCCATGAATCTGAAAAAAAACATAGTCATTATAACCATCTGGAAGAACTGCAGATAGCAAAAAAGGCTAATGTATTAGCCAAAAAAATTGGTGATAACCAAAGAATAGCCGAAAGTAACTATATAATTTCCAGAGCATTAGCCAGCCTGGAATTGCCAAAGGAGAGCCTATCTTATATTCAAAAAAGCTTAAATCAAAAGTATACTCAAAAAAACATTCTGCTTCAGGCAAAATTCAAAGAGATAAAAGCATATGATTTTTATGTTTTGTCTTTAAAATCTCAAAGTTCACAGGAACTAAAAAGTATTTTAAAGCTTTTAAAAAACAAGACTGATACTGCTTCAGCACGTATTCTGGCAAGAATTCATACCAATATTGCCAACCAGTATTTTGATAAAAATTCTATTGATTCTGCATTTATTTACTACAGAACCGCTGGGAATTTCTTCGGAAAGCTCAATGAAAAAAGCGCTCATAACACAATAGCAGAGTATTATATTGCGCTAGGAAATGCTTTTTCTCAAAAAAAGGATTTTGATTCTGCATTTCATTATTATCAGAAAAGTTATGACCTGAAGACCAAGTATAAAGATCCTATTATATTTATGCAGTATATTACTTTTGGTAACTATTATCAGGATCAAAAAAAGTATAATGTTGCTTTAGATTATTATTTAAAGGCACTCCAGAATATCAAAGAATATTCAATTAATATCACTCCGTTCAATTCACTCAACAAAAATATTGCCGATGTCTACGGAGCTCTTGGTGATAAAGAAAAACAGAGCCTTTTCGAGAATATTTATACCAATAAAGAAAGTGAAATAGCCGCCACCAGAAGTGAAAGCATGGATTATGCATTGAGTATAATTGTCGATGACAAGGAAAATAAGTATGAAACTTCTGAAAAGAAAAAATATATCTGGATTTTTGTTGGCATTGTGACCCTTGTATTATTCTTCTTTTTTATTTATTCTGTATTAAGAAAAAATTTAAAGCAAAAGGAAACAATTTTTTCTGAAGTACACGGCACATTACAGGAAAAAGAAGAGATTATTTCCCAAAAGACCGTTGAAACCCAAGAGCTTCAACTTAAAGTAAATGAGGCATATAATGAAGTTTGTGAATTGGCAAAAAATAATGATCCCAACTTTTATTCCCGTTTTCTCGAGGTCTATCCTGATTTTCAGAAAAAACTTTTAGAATACAGTCCCGGCCTCAGAACATCTGAGCTTATTCTTTGTGCCTATACATTTTTAGGATTTAACATTAAGGATATTGCCGATTATACTTTCAAATCTATCAATACTGTACGAAACAGAAAACAAAACCTTAGGAAAAAATTTCTCATACCCACAGAACAGGATATGGGAATGTGGCTACGAAATGTCCTGGCTAAACCAACTGGTAAAGAAGAATAA
- a CDS encoding HAD family hydrolase codes for MKTDIDIHNHCHFSFDLWLTLIKSHPEFKAKRVELFSSFFNVKKPIEEVAKTVKYYDDLCNTINEVIGGNIDTFEIYLLILGSLNVDVKQLDRTQLNEFYLKSEQLFLEYKPMIIFENLHQFFDEIKNQGKTINILSNTGFIKGTTMRKFLINENLDQYIDFHIYSDELNCSKPNPLVFQEVKNRIKNPDLQMHQILHIGDNPIADYKGARDFGFNAHLLKHQL; via the coding sequence TTGAAAACAGATATCGACATTCACAACCACTGTCATTTTTCTTTTGACCTGTGGCTCACTTTAATCAAATCTCATCCTGAATTTAAAGCAAAAAGAGTTGAGCTGTTCTCCTCATTTTTTAACGTAAAAAAACCGATTGAGGAAGTTGCGAAAACCGTAAAATATTATGATGATCTTTGTAATACCATTAATGAAGTTATTGGTGGCAATATCGATACGTTCGAAATATATTTACTGATATTGGGATCTTTGAATGTAGATGTAAAACAATTAGATAGAACTCAATTAAATGAATTTTATCTAAAAAGCGAACAGCTTTTCCTGGAATACAAACCCATGATAATTTTTGAAAATTTGCACCAGTTTTTTGACGAAATTAAAAATCAGGGCAAAACAATCAATATTTTAAGCAATACAGGATTTATCAAAGGAACCACGATGAGGAAATTCCTGATCAATGAAAACCTCGATCAGTATATAGATTTTCATATTTATTCCGATGAATTGAATTGTTCGAAACCCAATCCTCTTGTGTTTCAGGAGGTGAAAAACAGGATTAAAAACCCGGATCTGCAAATGCATCAGATTTTACACATCGGCGACAACCCGATTGCTGATTACAAAGGTGCCAGAGATTTTGGTTTCAATGCCCACTTACTAAAACACCAACTATAA
- a CDS encoding phosphoribosyltransferase family protein, with protein MNRRYSLHHIHSADEFTFSPAEYSYFKYGDKSYAEKFAKELFEGFIAENESLLDTDKEIVVLPSPYMAIPTASNFLCFYFKKYLDFYLFQKGKKSSILSKINRNHTYTTDYGNLSFEDRKNLIANDTYYLDKDFLRGKLCIFIDDIKITGSHEFTVNKILDEFDVKADFLFMYYAELMNFNIDPKIENFFNYYAVKNVEHIAEVMVKPSFQFNTRIVKYILGLESSKFEYLSSKVKKEQMDHLLELAISNNYHLIKEYENNINILTQTELYYGY; from the coding sequence ATGAACAGGAGATACAGCTTACACCACATTCATTCGGCGGACGAATTCACTTTTTCGCCTGCAGAATACAGCTATTTCAAGTATGGCGATAAGTCGTATGCGGAGAAATTCGCGAAAGAGTTATTCGAAGGTTTTATTGCTGAAAACGAAAGCCTTTTAGATACGGATAAAGAAATTGTAGTGTTGCCGAGTCCTTATATGGCGATTCCTACGGCTTCTAATTTTCTGTGTTTTTATTTTAAAAAATATTTGGATTTTTATTTATTCCAGAAAGGAAAAAAATCCAGCATTTTATCGAAAATTAACAGAAATCATACCTACACGACAGATTATGGAAATCTGAGTTTTGAAGATCGTAAAAATTTGATTGCCAATGATACTTATTATCTGGATAAAGATTTTTTACGGGGAAAACTTTGTATTTTTATAGACGATATCAAAATCACGGGAAGTCATGAATTTACAGTGAATAAAATCCTTGATGAATTTGACGTAAAAGCAGATTTTTTATTCATGTATTACGCTGAACTGATGAATTTTAATATCGACCCTAAAATTGAAAACTTCTTCAATTATTATGCAGTGAAAAATGTAGAACACATCGCAGAAGTAATGGTGAAGCCGAGTTTCCAGTTTAATACAAGGATTGTAAAATATATTTTAGGCTTAGAATCAAGTAAATTTGAATATCTTTCGTCTAAAGTAAAAAAGGAACAGATGGATCACTTGCTGGAACTGGCGATCAGCAACAATTACCACCTGATAAAAGAATACGAAAACAATATAAACATATTAACACAAACCGAATTATATTATGGCTATTAA
- the fusA gene encoding elongation factor G, with amino-acid sequence MKYNTRNIGIIAHVDAGKTTLTERLLYYTGMIHKIGNVDEGNTTMDKDIQEKNRGITISSAAISTQWKKDQNVFNINIIDTPGHIDFAVEVERSLRVLDSVVAVFCASSGVQPQTENVWFQAEKHGISKICFINKMDRIGADFFAVLNEIKAKLNAVPLALQIPIGSEDTFEGVIDLIKQKALYWIDENGETIIEKEIPENYKAEANEWRIKLMETLAESDETFFEHFLDSETQISEEMIVEAIQRTCLSRSLVPVLCGSAFKNKGVQPLLDAIVSYLPAPHQLPSIKGKDAKTEDTIELERNEEETFSGLVFKVIIDKHMGKLAMLRIYSGNITSGDTVLNVRTGENFRISRILQMQSDKTLTIEEGKAGDIVALTGIKDSKTGDSLSSVEKPVLLESITIPAPVIRVSIEPKTNADEKSFGLVLAKIQEEDPSLVVERDRQTGETLLSGLGELHLEVTLEKIRLNHGIKINQGKPKVSYREMLTETRTHREKLVKQNGGNGQFADITFEIGPREDHEVGLEFINQIKGGVIPSEFIPSVEKGFREAMENGPLSGNPLESMKVTLLDGSTHSNDSHAQDFEVAARDGFRAIGQSCKPKLMEPIMQVEIQTIEEYTGAVTADINKRRGIITSIDEKSGRKIFAAEVPLASTFGYISDLRTLTSGRASISMKLSHYALVPDFMANTLVT; translated from the coding sequence ATGAAATATAATACAAGAAATATAGGGATAATAGCACACGTCGATGCCGGAAAAACGACCTTAACGGAAAGATTGCTGTATTACACAGGAATGATTCACAAAATAGGAAACGTAGACGAAGGAAATACCACGATGGATAAAGATATCCAGGAGAAAAACCGAGGAATTACGATTTCATCTGCAGCGATTTCTACCCAATGGAAAAAAGACCAAAATGTTTTCAATATCAACATCATTGATACTCCGGGACACATTGATTTTGCTGTGGAAGTTGAACGTTCTTTAAGAGTTTTAGACAGTGTTGTGGCAGTTTTCTGCGCTTCTTCGGGAGTTCAGCCACAGACGGAAAATGTTTGGTTCCAAGCTGAGAAACATGGTATTTCCAAGATTTGTTTCATCAATAAAATGGACAGAATCGGAGCCGATTTCTTTGCTGTTTTAAATGAAATTAAAGCAAAATTAAATGCAGTTCCTTTGGCTTTGCAAATTCCGATCGGTTCTGAAGATACTTTTGAAGGCGTCATAGATTTAATCAAACAAAAAGCGTTGTACTGGATCGATGAAAACGGAGAAACGATTATTGAAAAAGAAATTCCGGAAAATTATAAAGCCGAGGCTAATGAATGGAGGATAAAATTAATGGAAACTTTAGCAGAATCTGACGAAACTTTCTTCGAGCATTTCCTGGATTCCGAAACTCAAATTTCTGAGGAAATGATTGTTGAAGCGATACAAAGAACCTGTCTGTCAAGAAGTTTAGTTCCTGTTTTATGTGGTTCCGCTTTTAAAAATAAAGGAGTTCAACCGTTGCTTGATGCGATTGTAAGTTACCTTCCTGCTCCCCATCAATTACCTTCTATTAAAGGAAAAGATGCGAAAACGGAAGATACTATCGAGCTTGAAAGAAATGAAGAAGAAACTTTTTCAGGGTTGGTTTTCAAAGTGATAATTGACAAACATATGGGTAAACTGGCGATGCTGAGAATTTATTCAGGAAACATTACATCCGGGGACACTGTTTTGAATGTGAGAACAGGTGAAAATTTCAGAATTTCGAGGATTTTGCAGATGCAGTCGGACAAAACCTTAACGATTGAAGAAGGAAAAGCGGGCGATATCGTCGCTTTAACTGGAATAAAAGATTCGAAAACAGGAGATTCTTTATCATCTGTTGAAAAACCTGTTTTGCTTGAATCCATTACGATTCCGGCGCCAGTTATCCGCGTTTCGATTGAACCAAAAACAAATGCCGATGAAAAATCTTTCGGATTGGTTTTGGCTAAAATCCAGGAAGAAGATCCATCGTTGGTCGTTGAAAGAGACCGACAGACAGGTGAAACTTTATTGAGCGGTTTGGGAGAATTGCATCTGGAAGTGACTTTAGAAAAAATCCGATTGAATCACGGAATTAAGATCAATCAGGGAAAACCTAAGGTTTCGTATCGGGAAATGTTAACCGAAACAAGAACTCACAGAGAAAAACTGGTGAAACAAAACGGCGGAAACGGCCAGTTTGCCGACATCACTTTTGAAATCGGGCCTCGTGAGGATCATGAAGTCGGCTTGGAATTCATTAATCAAATTAAAGGCGGCGTGATTCCGAGTGAATTTATTCCGTCTGTTGAGAAAGGCTTCAGAGAAGCGATGGAAAACGGACCGTTGAGCGGAAATCCTTTGGAAAGCATGAAAGTTACTCTTTTGGATGGATCGACTCACAGCAATGATTCTCATGCTCAGGATTTTGAAGTGGCAGCAAGGGATGGTTTCAGAGCAATAGGACAATCTTGTAAACCTAAATTAATGGAACCGATCATGCAAGTTGAAATTCAGACGATTGAAGAATACACAGGAGCCGTAACCGCGGATATCAACAAACGAAGAGGAATTATCACTTCGATTGATGAAAAATCCGGAAGAAAAATTTTCGCAGCGGAAGTTCCTTTGGCTTCTACTTTCGGATATATTTCTGATCTGAGAACGTTGACCAGTGGTAGAGCTTCGATCAGCATGAAATTGTCGCACTATGCTTTGGTGCCTGATTTCATGGCAAATACATTAGTGACCTAA
- a CDS encoding transposase: MLYKEIHIGQFIKERVDEQEISMERICNFLKKDDEFIEKVYKSKSIDTDLLLRWSKLLEYDFFRLYSSHLILYSPPSAVNKSTSQKSEKIPYFRKNIYTQEIKEFIIKKIQSGEMTQSDVIKEYSIPKSTLHRWLQKNDTN; the protein is encoded by the coding sequence ATGCTATACAAAGAAATACATATAGGACAATTTATCAAAGAGAGAGTCGATGAACAGGAAATTTCTATGGAAAGAATCTGTAATTTTCTGAAGAAAGACGATGAGTTCATTGAAAAAGTTTACAAAAGCAAATCCATAGACACAGACCTTCTTCTCCGTTGGTCTAAATTATTGGAGTACGACTTTTTCAGACTTTACAGCTCCCATCTTATTTTATATTCTCCCCCATCTGCTGTTAATAAAAGTACCAGCCAGAAATCTGAAAAAATTCCTTATTTCAGAAAAAATATCTATACCCAGGAGATTAAAGAATTTATTATTAAAAAAATTCAGTCCGGCGAGATGACACAGAGTGATGTGATCAAAGAATATTCTATTCCCAAGAGTACGCTGCACCGTTGGCTTCAAAAAAACGATACCAATTAA